CAATATTTGCAACCACGGGTCTACGTCCAATGCATGACGTAGTGGCTCTACCAAGAAGAAATCCTACATCAGAAGTTGCACCTATCTTTCCAACCTGTCCACTATAGCATTAAGAGTGGAAAGAATATGAGAACTAATGTAAGAATACAGATGCATTTTACTGGGCCAACTTGTTATATAAGACACATCCTGTGCAGAAACTCAACAGTGAGTCAGACAGGAATTCATGTTGTTCACTTGATAAATACACGTCTCACGaacaaattcaaataacaaaaaatactttACGTGAAGTATGTCTTCGCACAGAAACCAATCACAGTCGAAAGGATGGCAAAAATGACCCAGAGATCCCCTTTAGGCATGTCGAGTGATCCCACTACTGCAACCTGTAAAGAAAGACATGGTATATATGTATCTGAACAACATAGATAAAAGACAAGAACAGGCAAAATGTTTTATGGGTATCAGCAACTGACCAGCCCAACAATagcagaacccagaaatgtgacCCAGTCCATTGGCGTTAAACTTGGATTTCTCTTCTCTGGCTGTTAATGGGTTAGAGCTCACTAGGTTTTAGTTAAACAAGAGAGAAATGATGCAGAAAAAATAACATGTCGTTGATGAGAGCAGCCAAAACTCACTAGGACTATTTCCATGTCAGCCATTGGGATGTTTTTGAAATGCTTCACAAATATTCCtcgttctgtttttgttttcggaCTTGCTCGTCTGCATAGTCACTGTGGTGGTTAGAAATTCACGAATTCAGCCAGTATAAATTGATGGATCTGTATTCCATCTCAATTGCCCTATCTATCTAAAGAGGCAGTGGAGTTATGAAGCTGGATGCACTTCTCCTAACATTGTGTGGCAAGCAGTAATAAATGTTCAACATCaaggaaaagaataaatttCAATTGGTTGTTAACTGAAGatctgtttcaaaaaaaaaaactatctagAACATTGTTCACACTTCACAAAAACATCTTTAGTCggaaaacagaaaacagtacCTGTACACAACAATAATCCTGTCAAAGGTAGGTTCTTGAATGGTGAGCTTGCCCAGAAGATTGCGAAAACTGAGGAGAAACAAGATAAAAAGGTCCAAGTAGTCGATACACATCAGGATCAAAGTCAGCTACTAAACTGCATTGGTCAATTAAGCTGTCCGCTAGAGAGTAAATTCAAGTCAAACACTGATATATGAAAATGGATGCTAATGGTGCAGTGCATGAGCCctattgtaacaaaaaaaaactttgccTGGTTTCATAATTGTGTTAGCAAAGGAAAACGGTGCAAGGTTTTAAGCTTCCCTAAGCTCCTTCAATATCTCATAGTGAAAATAGTGATGCGCTATGACAGAGCGTCTAAGAACTTAGGAACACTATTGCAATTCAGGTTAATTTTACCGCATTAGAAACCAGGAATGAGTGTAGGTACTTGTTAAGTTTTGTTAAAAGCTTGGGATAAGGGATGCAAGAAATTCAAGTGAATAGCTGGGGAACAAGCTTTTGTATTGTTTAGACTAGAAACCAAAAGCCCAACGCTAAGACTGTCAGTCCATCAAACTGCAAATCAAAGATTCTATACAAAACCTGAGTTCCATATTCTCAAGACGGATCCGTTCAACAAAGAAGTCGTCCTGCTCCGTCTCAGAACtattttcatcatcttttttTGGATCTCTCTGGCGTCGTGCACTTGACTTTCTGGAAAAGACTCTTTCTAGCCTGCAAGGACCATAACCACATACAACAGCTTAGTCCAACAGGATGTGATATAGCAGTGTGTATGTACATAACTATGAATTGAGAGATAACAGGAAAGCCTTCTCTCGAATACGAAGATGTGCAGATTAGACAGTTGTAAGGTTATAATATTCGGTGGAAGGCAGGCTTAAACCCTTCCCAAACCAAGTCAAACTAAGGGCCTGAAAGAGTTTTCAATGTTTTACGGTCACCTCTGAACTCTCTGATATCAAATCAGATTTTCTAAACCACATCCAAATATTACTGGCACAAAAGAGTTAAGCTACAGGCCAAACGCTGTTGTTTATGTCGAAAAACTTAGCTCACCTAGTCTTTCTCATAATCCATGCCCATAAACGTCCAATGAGCATGTCCACTTTCTCCATGAAGAAGAAATCACTTGTCCGATCAATTCCAATGCCACGACGGAATATTACATACTACAAAACAAATACATTGATTCAGTAAATACTTGTCAATTGTTATATTCCTCAACACAGACCAAGCACCTTATTTGAGATCAGCAATAAATATCCTGCCCTACCATTCCATCACAAGAACCATGTGACCAACATAAAATACATTACTATCAGTAACCTCTAACCATTATGAGATTATTGAATCACCTTAGCCATGCATATCTTTAACATTATTCGTCATTTTTACATTCTGCATTTGAAAGATGAGAGTGTACCAGAGAATTGGTGGGGAAATCAGTTAGACTGAAGTATGGGTTGACATCTGTTAATCTAGGGCTAGTAGTGCTTTGCTATGGAAATAGGACATGATACcagaaaatgaaatgaagacAAGTAGGTTCCCATTAGGAATTTTAGAAGTGGCAATGAGCGCTTGACAGTTGTAGCACAACCAGCGATAGGTTACTAAAGATGGTAGCTGTGGTGAATGTGGTGATGGGTTTCTGTAAATGATGTTCATTGAGAATGATTGCAcaatgttccaaatttcaagcTGAGTCAGAAATTCATGTAGTTggcaagagaaaaagaaaataatattctttgtttatcataaaaatttaaaataaagatATCAAACATAAATACACATTTTCAGCACCCTATCTATATGACACGAAAAAGGATCAGGGGAGAAACATATCTTATAATGTACACTAATAGACAACACGATTAGCACAAGAGCAGCAGAATACAAAGTTAATCCTGCAGAAGGCTCCCGTCCATGTGAAGGGGGACTCCATATTATGCATATGCATGCAGAAGAGTCCTACATAAACCACCCCCTATCAAATGTAATATTCTTGCACTATTTGACACATGAAGTGCGGCCTAGTAGCAATCACTTTCCATCACATATATCGAAGAATAAAATATGAAACTTGACTGGGCAAAAACCTTCTCCAAGAACCATAAAATAAGCATTTTCCATGGCATCAGTACACCTACATACCAGTTACATGCATAGGACTGTAAACCAACTATTACACTTGTGAGCAAGATTTACAGCATTACCTTATCAGAAAAGTCTGGAAGATTTTCATGAGGATGCTCGGCGAAGTATCTCGACAAAAGTTTCTTATCAAGCTGCATTTACCAAAACTTAAATAAGAATAGCCATGAAAAAGTATGTGGGAATCCAAGTAAGCAGTTGCCAACCTTAGATTCGTCCACTTTTATAGGAAGATGTAGAAGATACTGCCCCGAATGTGCAACATCAATCTCATCATCAGTGGCTATCTTGAAATTGCTCTTATCCATTATCTGCACGAACATCAGAACAATGTTAAGATAAAAACATCAAAAACACTCCCTTTCAGCTGAAGAGAGATAAGATATTCAATTTAGCATCGCTAAAATCAGTTCTCAGTAACCAGAAAAGTGTGCCAGAGCAGCATATACCCTTGCACACCATGAAGACACTAACAAATGCTTCTTTAGAAAGTAATTACATAAAAACAGATGCATGCTATGCAGGACCAAAAGATATGTTGCAGTGAACATATCTTGAATGTGCAGCTGTCTTGGATGACGCTGGGCAGGTTGTTGCAACCTTGGGTCAATTGATGGCGGTGCTTAAGGTAGATGCTTGGGGCAAGCTTGAGCTGGCATAGGCACTCTTTAGCATGTGTTAGTAGGCAACTCTATGGGCCTTTTCCAGGCACT
This DNA window, taken from Rhododendron vialii isolate Sample 1 chromosome 8a, ASM3025357v1, encodes the following:
- the LOC131298435 gene encoding uncharacterized protein LOC131298435, whose amino-acid sequence is MDSKKKETIRLERESVIPILKPKLIMTLANLIEHSSDQAEFLKLCKRVEYTLRAWYLLQFEDLMQLYSLFDPVHGAQKLEQQNLSAEEIDTLEQNFLAYLFQIMDKSNFKIATDDEIDVAHSGQYLLHLPIKVDESKLDKKLLSRYFAEHPHENLPDFSDKYVIFRRGIGIDRTSDFFFMEKVDMLIGRLWAWIMRKTRLERVFSRKSSARRQRDPKKDDENSSETEQDDFFVERIRLENMELSFRNLLGKLTIQEPTFDRIIVVYRRASPKTKTERGIFVKHFKNIPMADMEIVLPEKRNPSLTPMDWVTFLGSAIVGLVAVVGSLDMPKGDLWVIFAILSTVIGFCAKTYFTFQQNLVTYQNLITQSMYDKQLDSGKGTLLHLCDDVIQQEVKEVIIAFFILMEQGKATQQDLDLRCEELIMEEFNERCNFEVDDAVQKLQKLGIVSRDTIGRYYCVGLKRANEIIGTTTEELVLKAKMSESAP